Proteins encoded by one window of Arachis hypogaea cultivar Tifrunner chromosome 1, arahy.Tifrunner.gnm2.J5K5, whole genome shotgun sequence:
- the LOC112703210 gene encoding probable enoyl-CoA hydratase 1, peroxisomal, whose amino-acid sequence MDRSSSENLILVNREPNGVAIITINRPGSLNSLTRPMMVDLAQAFKALDQDHSVKVIILTGSGRSFCSGVDLTAAEDVFKGDVKDPESDPVIQMDRCRKPIIGAIKGFAITAGFEISLACDILVAAKGSKFIDTHARFGIFPSWGLSQKLSRIIGVNKAREVSLTATPLTAEVAEKLGFVNHVVEDSEVLKKSREIAEAIMKNNQDLVLRYKSVINDGIKLDLGRALSLEKERAHDYYNGMTKEQFKKMQEFIAGRKKPSKL is encoded by the exons ATGGACCGGTCCTCATCGGAGAATCTAATTCTTGTAAACCGGGAACCAAACGGCGTCGCTATCATAACCATTAACCGCCCCGGATCTCTCAACTCTCTCACCCGCCCCATGATGGTGGACCTTGCTCAGGCCTTCAAGGCCCTCGACCAAGACCACTCCGTCAAGGTCATCATACTCACCGGCTCCGGCCGATCATTCTGCTCCGGTGTCGACCTAACCGCCGCCGAGGACGTCTTCAAGGGCGACGTCAAGGACCCCGAAAGCGACCCCGTTATTCAAATGGATCGCTGCCGGAAGCCCATAATCGGAGCCATCAAGGGATTCGCCATCACCGCCGGGTTCGAGATTTCACTCGCCTGTGACATCTTGGTCGCCGCCAAAGGATCCAAGTTCATAGACACCCACGCCAG GTTTGGGATATTTCCTTCGTGGGGCTTGTCTCAGAAGCTTTCGCGGATCATAGGAGTCAATAAGGCACGAGAGGTATCCCTGACGGCGACGCCTTTGACGGCGGAGGTTGCTGAGAAATTGGGTTTTGTGAATCATGTCGTTGAGGACAGTGAAGTGTTGAAGAAAAGCAGAGAAATTGCAGAAGCCATAATGAAAAACAATCAGGACTTGGTGTTGAGATACAAATCCGTCATAAACGACGGCATCAAGCTTGATCTTGGCCGTGCTCTTTCGCTTGAAAAG GAGAGAGCTCATGATTATTACAATGGAATGACAAAGGAGCAATTCAAAAAGATGCAGGAATTCATAGCTGGGAGAAAGAAACCGTCCAAATTGTAG